ACGGTCTCCTACCGATTGACCCCGCATTCAAGTGATGATGATGATCGTTCTTATCGTGCGCCTGCTGAAGTGGCAGAGGCGAAGACGAATGATCCTATCATTACGTTCGGTGCCTATTTGAAAGAAACAGGTGTTCTTGACGATAATCTCGAGAAAGAAATCAATGAACGCGTGATGAAGCTCGTCAATGAAGCGACAGATTATGCGGAGAATGCGCCGTATGCACAGGCAGAGGATGCTTTGAAGCATGTGTATGAAGAAGGAATGGGGGCGGTTTGATGCCGGTTTTATCATATATTGATGCCATTACATTGGCTTTGAGAGAAGAGATGGAAAGAGACGAGAAAGTATTTGTTCTTGGTGAGGATGTAGGCAAAAAAGGCGGTGTTTTTAAAGCGACTGCCGGATTGTATGAGCAATTTGGAGAGGCGAGAGTTCTCGATACACCGCTTGCTGAATCGGCAATTGCCGGGGTGGGCATTGGCGCTGCGATGTATGGCATGCGGCCGGTCGCTGAGATGCAGTTTGCTGATTTTATCATGCCTGCTGTGAATCAAATTATCTCTGAGGCAGCTAAAATCCGCTATCGCTCCAATAATGACTGGCATTGCCCGATTGTCATTCGTGCCCCGTTCGGTGGAGGTGTCCACGGAGCGCTTTATCATTCTCAATCCGTTGAAGCCATTTTCGCCAATCAGCCTGGCCTAAAGGTAGTCATTCCTTCCACACCATATGATGCAAAAGGGCTCTTGAAGGCCGCCATTCGCGATGAAGACCCTGTGCTTTTCTTTGAGCATAAACGGGCTTACAGATTGATTAAGGGAGAGGTTCCGGCTGATGATTATGTCCTTCCGATTGGGAAGGCAGATGTGAAACGAGAAGGGGAGGATGTTACCGTCATAACATATGGGTTATGTGTTCATTTCGCCCTCCAAGCGGCAGAGAGGCTTGAAAAGGACGGTATCTCTACCAATATTCTAGACCTTAGAACGGTTTATCCGCTAGATAAGGAAGCCGTTATTGAAGCTGCCAGAAAAACAGGGAAGGTCCTGCTGGTAACCGAGGACACGAAGGAAGGCAGTGTCATGAGTGAGGTGTCTGCCATTATTGCTGAGCATTGCCTGTTCGATTTGGATGCGCCAGTCAAGAGACTGGCTGGTCCTGATGTTCCTGCCATGCCGTATGCTCCGACGATGGAGAAGTTCTTCATGGTCAATCCAGATAAGGTCGAAAAAGCGATAAAAGAATTAGCAGAATTCTAGATAGCTAGAAAGAGAGGGTAAAAGAATGGCTATAGAAAAGATGAAAATGCCGCAGCTTGGGGAAAGCGTCACAGAAGGCACCATCTCCACTTGGCTCGTCAAGCCGGGAGACCACGTGCAGAAATATGATCCTATTGCTGAGGTTATGACGGATAAAGTGAATGCAGAGGTACCGTCCTCCTATACGGGAACCATTCAAGAATTGCTTTTTGAAGAAGGGGAGACCGTCCCTGTCGGCGAACTGATTTGCAGCATTCAGACAGAGGGTGAAGGAAGTGAGCAGGAGGCCAAGCAGGAGCAGAAAGTGAAGCCTGCTGAAGCTGATGGAGAGACAGGAGAATCCCTGCAGTCAGCTGGCAAGCCGCGCTATTCACCTGCCGTATTAAAGCTATCCCAGGAACATGATATTGATTTGAAGACCTTGAACGGAACTGGTGCAGGGGGACGTATCACTCGCAAGGACGTTTTGAAGGCTATTGAATCAGGTCCTGAAGCGCTCAAGCCCCCTGCTGCATCAGAAAGAAAAGCAGATATGCAAGACTCAAAGGAGCAGGCTGTACCGCCAAAAAGGAATCCTATTCAAGCAGCTGCAAATGATACCATCATTCCGGTTTCAGGTATAAGAAAGGCGATAGCACAGAATATGACGCGAGCTAAGCAGGAGATTCCGCATGCCTGGACAATGGTTGAGGCGGATGTTACTGGTCTTGTCTCGGCAAGAGATGCCTTGAAGAAAGAGTTCAAGGAGAAGGAAGGGTATAATCTTACCTACTTTGCCTTTTTTGTCAAGGCTGTGGCACAGGCGCTTAAGGAGTTCCCGGAAATGAACTCTATGTGGGATGGGGATCGAATCATCCAGAGGAAGGACATTCATTTATCTATTGCAGTGGCGACTGATGATGCTCTCTATGTGCCGGTCATCAAACATGCTGATGAGAAAACAATTAAAGGGATTGCCCGTGAAATTTATGAACTCGCCGGTAAGGTTAGGTCCGGCAAGCTATCAGCGGATGATATGAGGGGAGGAACCTTCACGGTGAATAATACCGGTTCATTCGGCTCTGTACAATCGATGGGCATCATTAACCATCCGCAAGCGGCCATTCTGCAGGTGGAATCTATCGTGAAAAAGCCGGTTGTCATGGAAGGGAATATGATTGCCATTAGAAATATGGTAAATCTCTGCCTCTCTCTCGATCATCGCGTACTGGATGGTTTGGTGGCAGGACGCTTCCTGGCAAGACTGAAGGGAATCCTCGAAGAAATGAACGAAAAGACAATATCTATCTATTAATATTCTTCATAAACGAACTGGATGAGCCTTGCGTCCAGTTCTTTTTTTTGCCGCTCTCAAAATAGAAATAGTCCTTTTCACAGCGCGAGAGAAGTGGTTTGGAAAATCTTGTGATAAAATGTAATTATCAGAAAAAATGTACATATGAAGGGAGGGAGCTTTCTGTCTCGGAATAAATCCGATAAAAAGAAAGCCTTGCTATGAATTTAGATCAATTACGAAACTATACATTTCCGACAAGCACTGAACAGGATTGGATAGAGGCTGTTGAGCGTTCCTTGAAGGGTAAAGGAGCAGACAGTTTATTGACGGAAACCTATGAGAATATTATTTTGAAACCGCTTTATTCCGAAAGAACAGCAGATGTCGAAAGGCCGGGCACGGCTCCTTATACAAGAGGCATTGGAAATAATGATTTTTGGCTTTGTCAGGAGAATCAAGGAGAGAATGCCGAAGCAGTAACCGAAGCTGTCAAAAAAGGGATTGAAAATGGTGAGAACGCCCTTTCGTTTAAGACTGACTCTTTAAAGCCAGAGGAGATAAAGGTAGCCCTCGGGAATTTGCCCATTGAAGATTATCCGGTCTTTATTCAAGCGAATGCTGCGCAGCAAGCAATCATGGGAAACGGTCTGGCAGTCAATGGAGCGGTCTTACGTGATTTGATGATGGAATGGGTGCAAGCAGGAGCGGTTCCCCTAAATGAACAAACAGCGTTGACTGAGTGGTTATCAAGCATTGCTGAATGGAAGCAAAATGAACCTGATATAAAGACAATTTGGGTTAATACGATTCCTTACCACGAATCAGGAGCAGATGCGGCTAGAGAGATTGCGTATGCACTTGCCGCTGGTGCTGAGTATATGAATGCAGCTAATAGTGCAGGTATTGAGCCAAGTGAGCTGACCGACAGCATGGTCTTTTCGTTTGCGATTGACTCTCAATTTTTCATGCAAATCGCAAAGCTCAGAGCGGCAAGGAAACTATGGAGTGCGGTTGGACAAGTGTATGGAATAAAGGAATGCAGGATGAACATTCATGCAAAGACATCAATGAGAAATAAATCAAGCTATGATCGTCACGTCAATCTTCTCCGCGCGAGCAATGAAGCGTTTGCTGCCGTGGCTGGAGGATGTCAGTACATAACAGTTGATCCATTTGATGCCATGCTTAAAGAACAAAGCTCCCAAGGCATACGTATGGCGCGAAATATCGTACATATCCTCGATAAGGAAGCAGGTATACGCTATTCGGAGGATCCTGGTGGAGGCTCTTACTACTTAGAGGCGCTTACAGATGAGCTATGCGAAAAGGCCTGGGCTCTCTTCCTTGATATAGAACGGGCAGGGGGGATACTCTCTGTGCTGAAGAAGGGCCGCATTCAAGCGGAGCTTTTCGAAATAGCTCAGACACGGCTTGAGAATGTAGCCATGCGTAAGGAGAAAATCATCGGGGTGAATGTCTATGCGAACCCATCGGAAAGGCGTCCAGTTGTTCCTGTTGAGCTGCCGCCGTCGAGTCGAACAGAAAAGGTGAAAGAAATCAGCCGGTTAAGGCCAATCAAACTTTCTAGCGAATTTGAGGTTATCCGGTCCATGAACCTGACCTGGCAGGACGAAGCTGCAGCAGAGAGAATAGCGGTGATTGGGATTGGCGACCTGAAGGCATATAAGCCATATACAGATTTCGTGAAGGAAATCCTGGCTTCAGGCGGTTTGGCCTATCAATTAGCAGAAGGCATAGAGAGTAGTAAAGAGATAGAAGAACTTGCCGGACAGCAAAAGGTTCTTCACCTCATCGTTTGCGGCAATCAAAAGGATCTAAAAGGAGATTTGTCTGCGTTATCATTAGAGCCTCATGTCCGCATCTATACTGTCGGAGATTTTAGTGATAACACAAAGTATCAGCAAATAGACCGGAGCGTCAATATCATTGAATGGCTCACGGTTCTTTCATCCACTCAGGAGGTAGAGGCATGAAAAGACCAAACTTTTCTAAAATAGACTGGAAGACAGCTGCTGCTTCTTCTCCAGCAAATAATGATAACCAGAAACAGACAATAACTGAAACAAATGAACAAATCAGCATAAAATCGGTGTATGAAATGTCAGATAGCGAACAGCTTCCCCATATGCCGTCATATCCGGGTATCGCACCATTTACACGGGGACCGTATGCGGCCATGTATGTGAACAGACCTTGGACAGTACGGCAGTATGCGGGATTTTCAACAGCAGAAGAATCCAATGCCTTCTACCGCAGAAATCTCGAAATGGGTCAAAAAGGGCTGTCGGTAGCCTTTGATTTAGCAACTCACCGCGGCTATGATTCTGACCATCCGCGTGTAATCGGGGATGTCGGCAAGGCAGGGGTAGCGATAGATTCCATTGAGGATATGAAGATATTGTTTGAGGGGATTCCACTTGAAAAAATGTCGGTTTCGATGACAATGAATGGTGCTGTGCTGCCTGTAATGGCTTTTTATATCGCAGCTGCGATGGAACAGGGAGTTGAGACAAGCAGTCTCTCAGGCACGATACAAAATGATATATTAAAAGAATATATGGTTCGAAACACCTATATTTACCCTCCACAAATGTCGATGAGAATCATTTCTGATATTTTTTCTTATACATCATCTAAGATGCCGAGGTTCAACAGCATCTCCATATCAGGCTATCATATGCAGGAAGCAGGTGCGCCGGCTGATTTAGAGCTCGCTTATACGCTTGCTGATGGACTTGAGTATGTCCGTTCTGGGTTGGATGCCGGAATACCGATTGATACGTTTGCGCCGCGACTCTCCTTTTTCTGGGGCATTGGGATGAACTATTTCATGGAGGTGGCGAAGCTTCGGGCGGCAAGATATTTATGGGCAACATTAATGACGCAATTCAACCCGCAAAATGAGAAGTCCCTAGCCCTTCGCACCCATTCACAAACATCGGGATGGAGCCTTTCTGAACAGGATCCATTCAATAATGTCGCCCGGACATTAATCGAAGCTCATGCAGCTGTTATGGGGCATACCCAGTCCCTGCATACGAATGCACTGGATGAGGCCATTGCCCTTCCGACGGATTTCTCTGCCCGGATTGCACGCAATACCCAATTATATTTGCAGGAAGAAACGGGCTTAACGAATGTTATTGACCCATGGGGCGGCTCTTACTATGTAGAGTCCTTGACAAAGAGCCTAATTGAAAAAGCATGGGGACATTTAGAGGAGATTGAGAAGCTTGGCGGCATGGCTAAAGCGATTGAAACGGGCATCCCGAAAATGCGCATTGAGGAGGCCGCCGCAAAAAGGCAGGCAAGGATTGATTCTGGCGAAGAAGTCCTCATCGGGGTGAACCGGTATAGAAGTGAAGAAACGGATGAGTTTGATATTCTGGAAGTGGATAATTCTAAAGTACGGAGCGGGCAGGTTGCGAGACTGAAAGCAATCAAGGAATCTCGTGATAATGAAAAGGTGAAGGCAGCTTTGGGCAAACTTACGGATTCGGCGCGAACTGGAGAAGGTAATCTTTTAGAGTTTGCCGTGGAGGCTGCCATACTGCGTGCGACCTTAGGGGAGATATCGGATGCGATTGAAGCTGTATCAGGAAGGCATCAGGCTGAAGTGAGAACCGTAAGCGGTGTATATGGGCGCCATTATCAGCAAGAGGGAAAAATCGAAGAAGTCAGAGCGATGACAGAGGAGTTCGTTGAGCATGAAGGCAGGCGCCCGCGCATTCTAATAGCAAAAATGGGGCAGGACGGTCATGACAGAGGGGCAAAAGTTGTTGCCACTGCCTATGCTGACCTTGGCTTTGATGTCGATATGGGACCATTATTCCAAACACCAGAAGAAACAGCCACGCAAGCAATTGAGAATGATGTCCATGTCATCGGCATGAGTTCCCTTGCCGGCGGACACAAAACCTTGCTTCCGCAGCTGAAGCAAGAATTAAGACGCTTGGGGCGTGAGGATATTCTTATAATCGCCGGCGGTGTTATTCCTAAACAGGATTATGAATATCTGCTCGAGAATGGTGCAGCAGCAATCTTTGGGCCAGGAACCGTCATACCTGAGGCAGCTGTAACTATTATGGAAGAGATTTATAGGAGCCTTGGCTATGAGGAAGTGTCCGATTGATGGATAAGAAGGAGCGAAGAAGGTTCAAGCGGAAGGAGACATTAAACCTTCAAGTAAGGGATATCGCTGCTAGCTTGATAGAGGGGGAGGTCAGTTCGCTCTCAAAGGCAATTACACTGGTTGAGAGCAGGCAGGAGGACCATCAGAAGGCAGCACAAGCCATCCTTGCTGAAGTGCTGCCTGAGACAGGAAAGGCGGTTCGGATTGGCATCTCAGGTGTCCCTGGGGCAGGGAAAAGCACATTCATTGAGAGCTTTGGCTTATACCTATGCGCTCTTGGGCATAAGGTTGCCGTTTTGGCCATCGATCCAAGCTCACCTGTCAGCGGGGGCAGCATTCTCGGAGACAAGACGAGAATGGAGAAGCTTTCGCGGCACTCCAATGCTTATATCCGACCTACGCCATCTGACGGGGAATTCGGCGGCGTTCATCGCAAGACGAGAGAAAGCATGCTATTATGTGAAGCGGCCGGGTACTCTGTCATCATTGTAGAAACGGTCGGGGTTGGCCAGAGTGAAGCGGATGTAAGAGAGATGGTCGATTTTTTCTTGTTGCTAGCGTTGACGGGCGCGGGAGATGAATTGCAAGGGATGAAGAAGGGCATTCTTGAGCTTGTAGATGCCATTGCAGTCAACAAGGCTGATGGAGATAATTTAAAGAAAGCCTTACTTGCAAAAGAGGAGTACAGTCGGGTCACGATGGGCATTAATCCTGCAACAATGGGATGGAATATAGAGACCCTCACATGCTCAGCTCTTTATCAAGAAGGGCTTGAGGATATATGGAAGCTCATCTTAGCCTTTATGGAGGAGACGCGTCAATCAGGTGTTCTCGAATCCAGGCGCAGGAATCAAGCAGGTAAATGGCTTCAGTCAGAAGTCAGAAGGATGTTGGTTGAACGTTTCTTGAAGGATGGGGAAGTCCGCTCTTCCCTTCAGCTGCTAGAGGATAGGGTTAAGGAAGGAACGGTTCTCCCTGCAATGGCAGCAAAAGAATTGATTGACGTTTATTTTTCCTTGAACAAGAAGTAAAATAAGGGTATTGGTTAAAAAAAGGATAGCAGATTGGATCTGCTATCCTTTAAACAAGGGAGTATAGGGATAAAACTTAATTATGGCATTTTTACCCTTTATGATGGAATGCTAAACCATGAAGTTGGATTATTTTTTAAATTTATACTCCTTTGGTAAAATAAAGAAAAAGACCGGAAAGGAAGAAAACGGCATGAGCATGGATTTCAATTTATTTATGAATGATGTAGTCCGCCAAGCTAGGCAGGAAATACAAAATGCAGGATATAAGGAGCTTAAAACGACAGAAGAAGTTGATGAAGCCCTTCAAGCCAAAGGAACGACACTCGTAATGGTCAACTCTGTTTGCGGGTGTGCAGGCGGCATCGCCCGTCCGGCAGCCTATCACGCAGTGAATTATGATAAACGGCCAGATCATCTTGTGACGGTATTTGCCGGACAAGATAAAGAAGCCACAGCACGAGCACGGGAGTATTTCACAGGTTATCCGCCATCCTCTCCTTCATTCGCATTATTGAAGGATGGAAAGATTATTAAGATGATTGAACGACATGAAATTGAAGGTCATGAGCCAATGCAAGTCATTTCTGCCTTGCAGACGGCATTTGATGAATATTGCGATGAAATCTGATTCACCTAAAGCCAGTGTTCTCTAATCAGGGACACTGGCTTTTGCGTTTATGATTTCCATGCTGGCAGGTGTTAATGTTTTTATGCATAGAGTTTGTATAACAATTCAGTATATTCATTTGGCGTTGAAACAGCTCAAATGTACAGATATTATCAATGATTATATTTAATGATGTTTTTAGACGTTTGTATGTAAGATGAAATAATTTTGAAAAGAAGTTTTTGTGTGTTAAAATTCATTTTGTTGTATATATATAATTTTTATGGTTTAATAGTTTTTATGAAAAGTAGAAGCAACATGAATTTATAAACATTTTGGGGGAAAGACAAATGAAAAAGTGGCTACTTAGTTTATTGACTGTTGTATTCGCGGGGGTTTTACTAAGCGCATGCGGCAGCAGCGAAGAATCTGGCAGTGACGGCTCAAGCGATAAAAAGGTATTGAAAATGGTGACTTCGGCTGATTACAAACCTTTTGAATATATTGATACGGCTAAGAGTGAAGAGATTATCGGATTTGATGTTGATTTAGCGAAGACTGTGGCAGAGAAGCTGGGCTATGAGCTAGAGGTATCTGACATGGACTTCGGCGGGCTGATTACCGCGCTGAAAAATGGACAGGCTGATCTTGTATTAGCTGGAATGACACCAACAGAGAAACGCGAAGAAAGTGTTGATTTCTCAGATATTTATTATACATCCAACCATATGGTAGTGACAGCTAAAGATAGCGGCATTTCCTCAGCTGAAGGCCTTGAAGGAAAAACAGTAGGCGTACAGATGGGCTCTATTCAGGAAACAACCGCTGATGAGCTTGCGAAAACGATTGATATGGCTGTTGAAGACCGGAACCGGATTCCTGAGCTTGTACAGGAAATCAAGTCAGGACGCTTTGACGCGGCTATCATTGAAGACACAGTTGCCGAAGGATATCTTGCAAAGAATGATGATCTGACCGGTTTTGTGCTTGAACAAAGTGAAGAGGAAGTTGGCTATGCGATGGCATTCCCTAAAGGCAGTGAATTACGTGACCAATTTAACGCGGAACTTCAAAAAATGAAGGAAAGCGGAGAGTTAGAAGAATTAGTGCTGAAATGGTTTGATGCAGACGCTGAATAAATTGGATGGAAAATTTCAGAAGGAGCTCGTTCCTTCTGGAATTTTTCTTTTCTGTTCGACTCCTCAGCCCTCATTTCAATTTCCCGCGATATGATAGATGAAGAAGGAGAAACATGACTATGAATTTAGACTTTACCGGGATTATCCCGTCGATGCCTTATATTTTGGAAGGGGTGAAAATCACCCTTCAAATCGCAGCGCTTGCTGCTGTTTTCGGTTTTATTTTAGGGACAGTACTAGCGCTTTGCAAAATCTCAAAGCTTAAAGCGTTGATTTGGCTGGCTGATTTCTACACTAGCATTTTCCGCGGCACACCCCTCGTGCTCCAGTTGATGATTATTTATTTTGCGTCACCGCAATTATTCGGTTTTCAGATTGAAGGATATTGGGCGGCTGTCTTATCCTTCTCCTTGAATTCGGGTGCTTACATATCGGAGATCATCCGAGGCGGAATCTTGGCTGTCGATAAAGGACAGAAAGAAGCGGCAATGGCTTTGGGAGTGCCTTATACAAGCATGATGGCGAACATTATTCTGCCACAGGCCTATAAGAATATTCTTCCGGCCTTAATGAATGAATTTATTACCTTGACGAAGGAATCCGCCATTGTAACGACAATTGGTGTTATGGATATTATGAGAAGGGCCTACCAGGTAGGGGGCGAGACATTCCAATACTTAGAGCCGCTCTTGTTTGCGGGACTCATTTATTATGTGCTCGTCATGATTCTCACGTTTATTGGAAAAATGGTTGAAAAGAGGTTGCAGCATTCATGATTAAAGTGGAGAATCTACAAAAGAACTTCGGGAAATTAGAAGTCTTAAAAGGAATCACGACAGAAATCAAGGAGGGGGAAGTGATTGCGGTCATCGGTCCTTCTGGTTCTGGTAAGTCAACTTTTCTTCGCTGCTTGAACCTGATGGAAACGCCAACTGGCGGAACTATTTGGATTAAGGGTGAGGAAATTACCGCGCCGAAGACGAACGTCCTTGCCATGAGACAGAATGTCGGGATGGTATTCCAGCATTTCAATCTGTTCCCTCATAAGACCGTTCTTGAAAATGTGACGTATGCACCAGTGAAAGTGAAGAAGATGACTAAGGGTGCAGCGAAGAAAGAGGCAATGGATATTCTTGCTAAGGTCGGGATGGCAGAGAAGGCAAATGAATATCCAGGACAGCTTTCTGGCGGGCAAAAGCAGCGGGTCGCAATTGCACGTGCACTTGCAATGAAGCCAGAGATCATGCTGTTTGACGAGCCGACTTCAGCTCTTGATCCGGAGATGGTTAAAGAAGTGCTTGAAGTTATGAAGTCATTGGCAAATTCAGGGATGACCATGGCGATTGTCACACATGAGATGGGGTTTGCGAAGGAAGTCGCAGACAGGGTGCTATTTTTGGATGGCGGTGTCATCGTAGAAGACAGCGCTCCAGAGCTTTTCTTTACCTCGCCTAAATCACAGCGCGCAAAAGAGTTCTTGCAGAAAGTATTATAAATAGCCTATTCTTAAGAAAGATATTCTGATGCTCAGAATATCTTTTTTTGGGTACATTACTTATCGGGGTGATACATAAATGTTCAAAATCGGCTACCGAACGATAAAAACGGCTATTGGTACACCAGTGGCTATTTATATAGCGCAATTAATTGGTCTCCACAGTTTTGCTTCCGCAGGGATTATTACCATTTTATGCATTCAGCGCACGAAGAAAAAATCGCTCAGGGCAGCATGGGACCGCTTTGTTGCCTGTTTAATCGCGATGGCTTATTCCTATCTGTTCTTCGAATGGATTGCCTACACGCCGCCTGTGATTGGATTAATGCTTCTGTTTTTCATTCCGACTACAGTTGCACTGAGAGTTTCTGGCGGGATTGTGACAAGCTCCGTAATTATTCTTCATTTATATGCATCTAACTCCATTACGGTGGATACCTTGCTGAATGAGGTAGGTCTTGTGGTTATAGGAATAAGCGTAGCCTTTCTAGTGAATTTCTATATGCCGAGCATGGATCGTGAACTTGTTGAGTACAAGAACAAAATAGAAAATTTATACAGAATTATATTAAGGGAATTAAGTGAATACCTGGTAACCGGAAACAGCATATGGACAGGCAAGGAAATTATTGAGGCGGATAATGCCATCAAGAAAGCTGTTTATTATGCTGCTCTCGATCTTGAGAATCATATTACCGGAAGTGAGGACTCCTATTATCATTACTTTAAGCTAAGGGAGAGGCAGCTCGCTATTTTAAAGAGAATTCTCCCGCTCGCTGGGAAGATGGATTTGTCTGAACATGAGGGCAGCCGGGAGATTGGCGAATTCATAGGCCATTTGAGCGATAATGTCCATCATCGGAACACGACAGAAGAGCATATCAAACAGCTTGATGACCTGCTTGATAATTTGAAGAAAAAGGAAATACCGTCAAACTTCGACGAGTTTGAACGCCGCGCTGCTCTTTTCCAGTTGGGGAAGGAATTGCGGGACTATCTCGTCATCAAGAGT
This DNA window, taken from Pradoshia eiseniae, encodes the following:
- a CDS encoding aromatic acid exporter family protein → MFKIGYRTIKTAIGTPVAIYIAQLIGLHSFASAGIITILCIQRTKKKSLRAAWDRFVACLIAMAYSYLFFEWIAYTPPVIGLMLLFFIPTTVALRVSGGIVTSSVIILHLYASNSITVDTLLNEVGLVVIGISVAFLVNFYMPSMDRELVEYKNKIENLYRIILRELSEYLVTGNSIWTGKEIIEADNAIKKAVYYAALDLENHITGSEDSYYHYFKLRERQLAILKRILPLAGKMDLSEHEGSREIGEFIGHLSDNVHHRNTTEEHIKQLDDLLDNLKKKEIPSNFDEFERRAALFQLGKELRDYLVIKSTVKPLPFTKIKQD